A window of the Tursiops truncatus isolate mTurTru1 chromosome 14, mTurTru1.mat.Y, whole genome shotgun sequence genome harbors these coding sequences:
- the YIPF4 gene encoding protein YIPF4 yields MQPPGPPPAYSPTNGDFTFVSSADAEDLSGSIASPDVKLNLGGDFIKESTATTFLRQRGYGWLLEVEDDDPEDNKPLLEELDIDLKDIYYKIRCVLMPMPSLGFNRQVVRDNPDFWGPLAVVLFFSMISLYGQFRVVSWIITIWIFGSLTIFLLARVLGGEVAYGQVLGVIGYSLLPLIVIAPILLVVGSFEVVSTLIKLFGVFWAAYSAASLLVGEEFKTKKPLLIYPIFLLYIYFLSLYTGV; encoded by the exons ATGCAGCCGCCGGGCCCTCCCCCTGCGTATTCCCCCACTAACGGGGACTTCACCTTTGTCTCCTCAGCAGACGCGGAAG ATCTCAGTGGTTCAATAGCATCCCCAGATGTCAAGTTAAACCTTGGTGGAGATTTTATCAAAGAGTCTACAGCTACTACATTTCTGAGACAAAGAGGATATGGCTGGCTTTTGGAAGTTGAAGATGATGACCCTGAAGATAACAAGCCACTCTT ggaAGAATTGGATATCGACCTAAAGGATATTTACTACAAAATTCGATGTGTTTTGATGCCAATGCCATCACTTGGTTTTAATAGGCAAGTGGTGAGAGACAATCCTGACTTTTGGGGTCCTCTGGctgttgttcttttcttttccatgataTCATTATATGGACAGTTTAGG gtgGTCTCATGGATTATAACCATTTGGATATTTGGTTCATTAACAATTTTCTTACTGGCCAGAGTTCTTGGTGGAGAA GTTGCATATGGCCAAGTTCTTGGAGTTATAGGATATTCATTACTTCCTCTCATTGTAATAGCCCCTATACTTTTGGTGGTTGGATCATTTGAAGTGGTGTCTACACTTATAAAA ctctttggtgtgttttgggctgccTACAGTGCTGCTTCATTGTTAGTGGGTGAAGAATTCAAGACCAAAAAGCCTCTCCTGATTTATCCAAtctttttattatacatttattttttgtccttATATACTGGGGTGTGA